A part of Brassica rapa cultivar Chiifu-401-42 chromosome A05, CAAS_Brap_v3.01, whole genome shotgun sequence genomic DNA contains:
- the LOC103869355 gene encoding cytochrome P450 705A22: MAVSFLDYLILVIICLFSLLCYSCFFFKKPKDGFELPPSPPSLPIIGHLHLLLSGSTHKALQKLSSRYGPLFHLNIFSVPVIFVSSASVAYEIFREHDVNFSFRGMPPIDESLLVGSFGFFTAPYGDYWKFMKKIMVTKLLGPQALERSRGIRDYERERLYASLLDKTVRNESVEIGKEAMKFTNNIICKMIMGRSCNEENGEAERVRDLVAESTALTMKIFVANMFHKPLKKLGIIMFRNEIMSVSCRFDEVLERILEEHEKKRKDDDQDMDLVDVLLETCRDETTAEYRITRNHIKSLFVDLVIAGSDTSRHATQWTMAEIINNPKVLERLREEIGSVVGETRLVQETDLENLPYLQATVKEGLRLHPPGALFARSSRKGCKIRGFYVPENTPLVVNAYAVMRDPDSWENPNEFKPERFIGFPCSRQQDERDHALKYIPFGSGRRGCPGSNLAYIIVGTAIGVMVQCFDWKIKADEIDMDEAPRALVLTMARPLKCIPVARTCRFQVPDLESDVTELSDIILKV; this comes from the exons ATGGCAGTAAGCTTTCTAGATTATTTGATCTTAGTTATCATATGCCTCTTTTCACTCTTATGTTActcttgcttcttcttcaaGAAACCAAAGGATGGTTTTGAGTTGCCTCCAAGCCCTCCTTCTCTGCCAATCATTGGGCATCTTCACCTTCTCCTCTCTGGTTCTACTCACAAGGCCTTACAGAAACTGTCCTCCAGGTATGGGCCTCTCTTCCATCTTAACATCTTCAGTGTCCCGGTGATCTTTGTCTCCTCGGCCTCAGTGGCTTACGAGATCTTCAGGGAGCACGATGTGAACTTCTCGTTCCGTGGAATGCCTCCTATTGATGAGTCCCTCTTGGTCGGATCCTTTGGATTTTTCACCGCTCCTTATGGTGATTActggaagttcatgaagaagATAATGGTTACGAAGCTACTTGGACCGCAAGCACTCGAACGGTCACGTGGTATCCGGGACTACGAGCGAGAACGGCTTTACGCTAGCCTGCTTGATAAGACAGTGAGGAATGAGAGCGTTGAGATTGGTAAGGAAGCAATGAAGTTCACAAACAACATCATCTGCAAAATGATCATGGGAAGGAGTTGTAATGAGGAGAATGGTGAGGCGGAGAGAGTCAGAGACTTGGTGGCAGAGTCCACTGCCTTGACCATGAAGATCTTTGTGGCAAACATGTTTCACAAGCCCCTCAAGAAGCtcggaataataatgtttagAAATGAGATAATGAGTGTTTCTTGTAGATTCGATGAGGTGCTAGAGAGGATTCTTGAGGAGCacgaaaagaaaagaaaagatgatGATCAAGATATGGACTTGGTGGACGTGTTGCTGGAAACTTGTAGAGACGAAACAACCGCAGAGTATAGGATCACTAGGAACCACATAAAGTCCTTGTTTGTG GATCTTGTCATTGCAGGCAGTGACACTTCGAGACATGCAACACAATGGACAATGGCAGAGATCATTAACAATCCTAAAGTTCTTGAAAGATTGAGAGAAGAGATTGGTTCCGTTGTTGGGGAAACAAGGTTGGTTCAAGAAACGGATCTGGAAAACCTCCCTTACTTGCAGGCGACTGTTAAGGAAGGACTGAGACTGCACCCTCCAGGAGCTCTCTTTGCAAGGAGTTCCCGCAAAGGGTGTAAGATTAGAGGATTTTATGTACCAGAGAACACACCACTTGTTGTCAATGCTTATGCTGTAATGAGAGATCCTGATTCTTGGGAAAATCCTAATGAGTTTAAGCCAGAGAGGTTTATAGGTTTCCCATGTTCAAGACAACAAGATGAAAGAGATCATGCACTTAAGTACATTCCTTTTGGTAGTGGAAGGAGAGGCTGTCCTGGATCAAATCTAGCTTATATCATTGTTGGAACTGCAATAGGAGTGATGGTGCAGTGTTTTGACTGGAAGATTAAAGCAGATGAAATTGACATGGACGAAGCTCCTAGAGCACTGGTCTTGACCATGGCTCGACCACTTAAGTGTATTCCTGTTGCTCGCACCTGCAGATTCCAAGTTCCTGACTTGGAGTCAGATGTCACTGAACTCTCAGACATAATTCTTAAGGTTTAG
- the LOC103869354 gene encoding cytochrome P450 705A22: MAALISGDFLDCFTFILLCFFSLLCYSLFFKKTKEPRVGCDFPPSPPSLPVIGHLHLLLSTLVHKSLQKISSNYGPFLHLRIFNTSIILVSSASVAYEIFRAHDVNVSSRGVPAVDDSLLFGSSGVLNAPCGDYWKFMKKLMVTKLLGPQAQEQSRGIRADEINRFYGKLLNKARKKESVDVGKEAMNLVNNIMCMMSMGRRFSEEDGEAERLKDLVTEWSGLIKRMFLAVLFRRQLEKIGISLFKNEIMRVSNRCDEMLERVLVGHKEEPDKDQGKDMMDVLLSAYEDKKAEYKITMNHIKAFFVELLFGAIDTSSTTILWAMAEIINNPNVLEKLRKELDSIVGKTRLIQETDIPNLPYLQAVVKETLRLHPPGPLVPREFQKECEIGGFYIPEKTRLVVNVYDIMRDPDLWEDPLKFMPERFLASSKSGQEDERKEKILKYLPFGSGRRGCPGSALGYIVVGTAIGVIVHGFEWRIDGDKVNMEEVMEGVILTMAHPLKFTPITRYVPLP, from the exons ATGGCAGCGTTGATCAGCGGTGACTTTCTTGACTGTTTCACCTTCATCCTCCTCTGCTTCTTTTCACTCCTTTGTTATTCTCTTTTCTTTAAGAAAACAAAGGAGCCACGAGTTGG TTGTGATTTCCCCCCGAGCCCTCCGTCTCTTCCAGTCATTGGTCATCTTCACCTTCTTCTCTCTACTCTAGTTCACAAGTCTTTACAGAAAATCTCTTCCAACTATGGACCTTTCCTCCACCTCCGAATCTTTAATACATCCATCATCCTCGTCTCTTCAGCCTCTGTGGCTTATGAGATCTTCAGAGCTCACGACGTGAACGTCTCCTCTCGCGGTGTTCCTGCCGTCGATGACTCCCTCTTATTTGGATCATCTGGCGTGCTCAACGCTCCTTGTGGGGATTActggaagttcatgaagaagCTGATGGTCACAAAGCTTCTCGGACCACAGGCACAGGAGCAGTCACGAGGCATCCGTGCAGATGAGATAAACCGTTTTTACGGTAAGTTGCTTAATAAGGCGAGGAAGAAGGAGAGTGTTGACGTGGGTAAGGAAGCAATGAATCTTGTTAACAACATCATGTGTATGATGAGCATGGGACGGAGATTTTCAGAGGAGGATGGTGAAGCTGAGAGACTTAAGGATTTGGTTACCGAGTGGAGCGGCTTGATAAAGAGAATGTTCTTGGCAGTCTTGTTCCGTAGACAGCTGGAGAAGATCGGAATCTCACTATTCAAGAATGAAATAATGAGGGTTTCAAACAGATGTGATGAGATGCTAGAAAGGGTTCTAGTGGGACACAAAGAGGAACCAGACAAGGATCAAGGAAAAGATATGATGGATGTGTTGTTGTCAGCTTATGAAGACAAAAAAGCTGAGTACAAGATCACTATGAACCACATCAAGGCGTTTTTTGTG GAGCTTTTGTTTGGAGCCATTGACACCTCTTCAACAACAATACTGTGGGCAATGGCTGAGATCATCAACAACCCCAACGTCCTTGAAAAACTGAGAAAAGAACTCGATTCCATTGTAGGGAAAACAAGGTTGATTCAAGAAACAGATATACCAAACCTCCCTTATTTGCAAGCCGTGGTCAAGGAAACACTAAGGTTGCACCCGCCTGGGCCTCTCGTGCCAAGAGAATTTCAAAAAGAGTGTGAGATCGGAGGGTTCTATATACCGGAGAAGACAAGACTTGTAGTTAATGTTTATGATATAATGAGAGATCCTGATCTTTGGGAAGATCCTCTTAAATTTATGCCAGAGAGGTTTCTAGCTTCTTCAAAATCAGGCCAAGAAGAtgagagaaaagagaaaatACTTAAATACCTTCCTTTTGGTAGCGGAAGGAGAGGATGCCCTGGCTCAGCTCTAGGTTATATCGTTGTGGGAACCGCAATAGGAGTGATAGTGCATGGCTTTGAGTGGAGAATTGATGGAGATAAAGTCAATATGGAAGAGGTAATGGAAGGGGTCATCCTAACCATGGCTCATCCTCTTAAGTTCACTCCCATTACTCGATATGTACCCTTGCCTTAG
- the LOC103869357 gene encoding cytochrome P450 705A22 — protein MINVVMMILLCLISLLCFFTFFKKPKDSSDLPPSPPSMPIIGHLHLLLSSLIHKSFQKISSNYGPLLHLRIFNVPIVLVSSASVANEIFKSHDVNISSRGLPPIDESLFFGSSGFFSAPHGDYWKFMKKLVVANVLGPQAIERSRTIRAEELEMFYFDLLEKAMKKETVEIRREAMKFTNNSTCKMIIGRRCGEENGEGERVRGLITESIALTKKVLFATLLRKPLEKLGIPLFNKEIMDISSRYNEVLESFLVEHETKLEKHHQGKDLMDVLLEAKEDENAEYKITRDHIKSLFVELFLGGTDTSKQTIQWTMARIINNPKVIERLREEMDSVVGKSRLIQETDLPNLPYLQAIVKEGLRMYPPVPLFGRRLQEGCKMGGFYVAEKTTLVVNGYAIMRDPHYWDDPDEFKPERFLGEQGDEIREQVLKYLSFGSGRRGCPGSNLAYIFLGTAIGMMVQCFDWRIEEVKVNLEETLSGMVLTMAHPLKCIPVPRICSFPVHH, from the exons ATGATCAACGTCGTCATGATGATTCTCCTATGCCTCATCTCACTTCTATGTTTCTTTACCTTCTTCAAGAAACCAAAGGATAGCTCTGATTTGCCTCCAAGCCCTCCTTCTATGCCAATCATTGGTCATCTtcaccttcttctctcttctttaaTCCACAAATCTTTCCAGAAAATCTCATCCAACTACGGTCCTCTCCTCCATCTCCGCATCTTTAACGTCCCTATAGTCCTCGTCTCCTCTGCCTCAGTGGCTAACGAGATATTCAAGTCCCATGACGTGAACATCTCCTCTCGAGGTCTCCCTCCCATCGATGAGTCCCTCTTTTTCGGTTCTTCAGGTTTCTTCTCCGCTCCCCATGGAGATTActggaagttcatgaagaagCTCGTCGTCGCCAATGTTCTTGGACCGCAAGCAATCGAGCGGTCAAGAACCATCCGCGCGGAGGAGTTAGAGATGTTTTACTTTGATCTGCTCGAAAAAGCGATGAAGAAAGAGACAGTTGAGATCCGTAGAGAAGCCATGAAGTTCACTAACAACAGCACATGCAAGATGATTATTGGGAGGAGGTGTGGGGAGGAGAACGGTGAAGGTGAGAGAGTCAGGGGATTGATTACTGAATCTATTGCCTTGACGAAGAAGGTTTTATTTGCTACCTTGTTGCGCAAGCCACTTGAGAAGCTAGGGATCCCACTTTTCAATAAGGAGATAATGGATATTTCCAGCAGGTACAACGAGGTGCTTGAGAGCTTTCTTGTGGAACACGAAACAAAACTGGAGAAGCATCATCAAGGTAAGGATTTGATGGATGTGTTGTTAGAAGCTAAAGAAGACGAAAACGCCGAGTATAAGATCACTAGGGATCACATCAAGTCCTTGTTTGTG GAGCTTTTCCTTGGAGGCACTGACACATCAAAGCAAACAATACAGTGGACAATGGCCAGAATCATTAACAACCCTAAAgttattgagagattaagagaagagATGGATTCCGTTGTAGGGAAATCAAGATTGATTCAAGAAACTGACTTACCAAACCTTCCCTACTTGCAAGCAATAGTCAAAGAAGGACTAAGGATGTATCCACCGGTACCTCTCTTTGGAAGGAGGCTCCAAGAAGGATGCAAGATGGGAGGGTTCTATGTTGCAGAGAAGACAACACTTGTAGTTAATGGTTATGCTATCATGAGAGATCCTCATTACTGGGACGATCCTGATGAGTTTAAGCCAGAGAGGTTCCTAGGAGAGCAAGGGGACGAGATAAGAGAGCAAGTACTGAAGTACCTTTCTTTCGGGAGTGGTCGGCGAGGATGTCCTGGATCAAACCTAGCTTATATTTTTCTAGGAACAGCTATTGGAATGATGGTTCAGTGCTTTGATTGGAGAATTGAAGAAGTTAAGGTTAACTTGGAAGAGACTCTTTCAGGAATGGTCTTGACAATGGCTCATCCCCTTAAGTGCATTCCTGTTCCTCGAATCTGTAGCTTCCCAGTGCATCACTGA